A part of Variovorax sp. HW608 genomic DNA contains:
- a CDS encoding enoyl-CoA hydratase/isomerase family protein, with amino-acid sequence MEFTTLELTIDDAVARIWLNRPEMRNAIDEVFIRELCVAFAEIEAVPGVRAVVLGARGPSLCAGANLNWMRRAAEFTPEQNLQDAAGLPRMLRTLSESRLPVIARIQGDVYAGGVGLVAAADVAIAVEGAHFCLSEVKIGLIPATISPYVIRAMGARAAQRYFLTGERFPADEARRMGLVHEVVTADALDLKVDEVLKNIVAAGPSAVGECKQLLRDVTGRPIDSALSDETVRRIAAIRASDEGQEGLRAFLEKRKPVWAA; translated from the coding sequence ATGGAATTCACGACGCTCGAACTGACCATCGATGACGCGGTGGCGAGGATCTGGTTGAACCGCCCGGAAATGCGCAACGCCATTGACGAAGTGTTCATCCGCGAACTGTGTGTCGCCTTTGCCGAGATCGAAGCGGTGCCTGGCGTGCGCGCCGTGGTGCTGGGCGCCCGTGGGCCCTCGTTGTGTGCTGGCGCGAATCTCAATTGGATGCGAAGGGCCGCCGAGTTCACGCCTGAACAGAACCTGCAGGATGCGGCGGGCCTGCCGCGCATGCTGCGCACCTTGTCCGAAAGCCGGCTGCCGGTGATCGCGCGCATCCAGGGCGACGTGTATGCGGGCGGCGTGGGGCTTGTGGCCGCGGCCGATGTAGCCATTGCGGTGGAAGGCGCGCACTTCTGCCTGAGCGAGGTGAAGATCGGCCTGATTCCCGCCACCATCAGTCCCTACGTGATTCGAGCAATGGGAGCGCGTGCGGCCCAGCGCTACTTCCTGACAGGGGAGCGCTTTCCGGCCGATGAGGCGCGTCGCATGGGGCTCGTGCACGAGGTGGTGACAGCCGATGCGCTGGACCTCAAGGTGGACGAGGTGCTCAAAAACATCGTCGCCGCGGGCCCCTCGGCCGTCGGCGAATGCAAGCAATTGCTGCGCGATGTCACGGGTCGGCCGATCGATTCCGCGCTTTCCGATGAGACCGTGCGCCGCATCGCCGCCATCCGCGCGAGCGACGAAGGGCAGGAGGGCCTGCGGGCCTTCCTCGAAAAACGCAAACCTGTGTGGGCCGCCTGA
- a CDS encoding carboxyl transferase domain-containing protein: MTALTTKLNTRSEEFQANAQAMRALVDDLHAQFAKVEAGGGEAARSKHTARGKLLPRERVAQLLDPGTPFLEISPLAAHAMYHGAAPGAGLIAGIGRVSGVDCMIVCNDATVKGGTYYPMTVKKHLRAQEIAEQNRLPCIYLVDSGGANLPNQDEVFPDREHFGRIFYNQANMSAQGIAQIAVVMGSCTAGGAYVPAMSDESIIVKNQGTIFLGGPPLVKAATGEVVTAEDLGGGDVHTRLSGVADHLAQNDLHALALARTAIANLGANRAQAPGPSVVSAPAYPAEELYGVIPVDTRKPFDVREIIARIVDGSEFHEFKARYGNTLVCGFAEIEGMPVGIVANNGILFSESAQKGAHFIELCCQRKIPLVFLQNITGFMVGRKYENEGIARHGAKMVTAVATASVPKFTIIIGGSFGAGNYGMCGRAYSPRFLWMWPNARISVMGGEQAASVLATVKRDGIEAKGGQWSAEEEEAFKAPIRQQYELQGHPYYATARLWDDGIIDPADTRRVLALGLAAARNAPIPGPKFGVFRM, translated from the coding sequence ATGACGGCACTGACAACGAAACTGAACACACGCTCTGAGGAATTCCAGGCCAATGCGCAAGCCATGCGCGCCCTGGTCGACGACCTGCACGCCCAGTTCGCCAAAGTGGAAGCCGGCGGCGGCGAGGCCGCGCGCAGCAAGCACACCGCACGCGGCAAGCTGCTGCCGCGCGAGCGCGTCGCGCAACTGCTCGACCCCGGCACGCCCTTCCTGGAAATCTCCCCGCTCGCCGCGCACGCGATGTACCACGGCGCGGCGCCCGGCGCGGGCCTGATTGCCGGCATCGGCCGCGTGAGCGGCGTGGACTGCATGATCGTGTGCAACGACGCGACGGTGAAGGGCGGCACCTACTACCCGATGACCGTCAAGAAGCACCTGCGCGCGCAGGAGATCGCCGAGCAGAACCGCCTGCCGTGCATCTACCTCGTCGACTCCGGCGGCGCGAACCTGCCGAACCAGGATGAGGTGTTTCCGGACCGCGAGCACTTCGGCCGCATCTTCTACAACCAGGCGAACATGAGCGCGCAGGGCATCGCGCAGATCGCGGTGGTGATGGGTTCGTGCACCGCGGGCGGCGCGTATGTGCCGGCGATGAGCGACGAAAGCATCATCGTCAAGAACCAGGGCACCATCTTCCTGGGTGGCCCGCCGCTGGTGAAGGCGGCGACCGGCGAGGTGGTGACGGCCGAAGACCTGGGCGGCGGCGACGTGCACACGCGACTGTCGGGCGTGGCCGACCACCTGGCGCAGAACGACCTGCATGCGCTGGCGCTGGCGCGCACCGCGATCGCGAATCTGGGTGCCAACCGGGCGCAAGCGCCCGGTCCTTCTGTGGTCAGCGCCCCCGCCTACCCCGCGGAGGAACTCTATGGCGTGATCCCCGTCGACACCCGCAAGCCCTTCGATGTGCGCGAGATCATCGCGCGCATCGTCGACGGCAGCGAGTTCCACGAGTTCAAGGCGCGCTACGGCAACACGCTGGTCTGCGGCTTCGCCGAGATCGAGGGCATGCCGGTGGGCATCGTCGCCAACAACGGCATCCTGTTCTCCGAATCGGCGCAGAAGGGCGCGCACTTCATCGAGCTGTGCTGCCAGCGCAAGATCCCGCTGGTCTTCCTGCAGAACATCACCGGCTTCATGGTCGGGCGCAAGTACGAGAACGAAGGCATCGCACGCCACGGCGCCAAGATGGTGACGGCGGTGGCCACCGCCAGCGTGCCCAAGTTCACGATCATCATCGGCGGCAGCTTCGGCGCGGGCAACTACGGCATGTGCGGCCGCGCCTACTCGCCGCGCTTCCTCTGGATGTGGCCGAACGCGCGCATCAGCGTGATGGGCGGCGAGCAGGCCGCGAGCGTGCTCGCCACCGTCAAGCGCGACGGCATCGAGGCCAAGGGCGGCCAATGGAGCGCGGAGGAGGAAGAAGCCTTCAAGGCGCCGATCCGCCAGCAGTACGAGCTGCAGGGCCATCCCTACTACGCCACCGCGCGCTTGTGGGACGACGGCATCATCGACCCCGCCGACACGCGCCGCGTGCTGGCGCTGGGCCTGGCCGCTGCGCGCAATGCGCCGATCCCCGGGCCGAAGTTCGGCGTCTTCCGCATGTAG
- a CDS encoding Bug family tripartite tricarboxylate transporter substrate binding protein, with protein MERIVSILIALVALLSSSLVSAQAYPTKPIRIIVPYQAGQGTDVATRYLAEHLGRGLGQPLVIENRAGAGGNIGAAEVARAAPDGYTLLMGTNGTHVLNQFLYPSIPFDPEKDFEPVALVSTFPMVILANPNAPYKNMADLLADAKARPDVVNVGLPSTTSRLVLELIQKQSGVVMRSVPYKGSGTSMTDLMGGQVLVGIDTASAARPFVANGKLKALAVTSLKDSALLPGARPAASQGLEGFEVVAWNGLYAPHGTPAAIVQKLNAEIVKILALPEARQRLLELGHETAGGTPDGLDRFARSEREKWGPLIKSVGMKLE; from the coding sequence ATGGAACGGATCGTTAGCATCTTGATTGCGCTGGTCGCGCTCTTGAGCTCATCCCTCGTCTCGGCCCAGGCCTATCCCACCAAACCAATACGGATCATTGTTCCCTATCAGGCCGGGCAGGGCACTGATGTTGCAACCCGCTACCTGGCCGAGCATTTGGGCCGCGGACTCGGCCAACCCCTGGTGATCGAGAACCGCGCGGGCGCGGGCGGAAACATCGGCGCCGCCGAGGTGGCGCGCGCCGCTCCCGACGGCTATACCCTGCTCATGGGAACCAACGGAACCCATGTGCTCAACCAGTTTCTCTATCCATCCATTCCGTTTGATCCGGAGAAAGACTTCGAGCCGGTGGCACTGGTGAGCACCTTCCCCATGGTCATCCTCGCGAATCCGAACGCGCCCTACAAGAACATGGCTGACCTGCTGGCGGACGCGAAGGCGCGGCCCGATGTCGTCAACGTCGGCCTGCCGAGCACGACGTCGCGACTGGTGCTGGAGCTCATCCAGAAGCAGAGCGGCGTTGTCATGCGGTCCGTTCCGTACAAGGGATCCGGCACGTCCATGACCGATCTCATGGGTGGACAGGTGCTGGTCGGCATCGATACGGCGAGCGCGGCGCGTCCCTTCGTCGCGAACGGCAAGCTCAAGGCGCTGGCGGTGACGTCGCTCAAGGACTCGGCGCTTCTGCCGGGCGCGCGGCCCGCGGCCAGCCAGGGGTTGGAGGGATTCGAGGTCGTCGCGTGGAACGGACTCTATGCGCCCCATGGGACGCCTGCGGCGATCGTTCAGAAACTCAATGCGGAGATCGTCAAGATCCTGGCGCTGCCCGAAGCGCGGCAGCGACTCCTGGAACTTGGCCACGAAACCGCCGGTGGAACGCCGGACGGTCTGGACCGCTTCGCGCGCAGCGAACGGGAGAAGTGGGGACCTCTCATCAAGAGCGTCGGAATGAAACTCGAGTGA
- a CDS encoding CoA transferase has protein sequence MLSDHGANVIKIEPPTGDETRTLGPPFNDDGDAAYFTAVNRGKRGIALNLAHLEGRETLLSLLQDADVLIENFVPGTMQRWGMDFEDELKPRFPGLIYCSISGFGADGPLGGLPGYDAVLQAMCGLMSVNGDPASGPTRMGVPIVDHLTGYAALTGILLALHHRDRTGLGQRVEATLFDTALSLLVPHGANWMHSNQVPGLLGSAHPNIAPYDKFQCEDGQVFLGILNDRQFAKFCAVVDLQGLVGDPRFATNAARLQHRDELQRQIEAVLAGWKREAVCGALMRSGVPVGPVHTVPEAFSQAHAVHRGMSLSIDGYKGIGVPVRLSRTPGRPGRTPPRFGQHVQEVLEEAGFDQRRISHLMAINVCPEAAP, from the coding sequence ATGCTTTCCGATCATGGCGCCAATGTGATCAAGATCGAGCCGCCCACAGGCGACGAGACGCGGACACTCGGACCGCCGTTTAACGACGACGGCGACGCGGCCTACTTCACGGCGGTCAACCGGGGCAAGCGCGGAATCGCGTTGAACCTCGCGCACCTCGAAGGCCGCGAGACGCTCCTGAGCCTTCTGCAGGACGCCGACGTGCTCATCGAGAACTTCGTTCCCGGCACCATGCAGCGCTGGGGGATGGACTTCGAGGACGAGCTGAAGCCGAGGTTCCCCGGCCTCATCTACTGCTCGATCTCCGGGTTCGGGGCCGATGGTCCGCTCGGCGGTCTGCCTGGCTACGACGCCGTGCTGCAAGCCATGTGCGGCCTCATGAGCGTCAATGGCGACCCCGCGTCGGGCCCGACCCGCATGGGCGTTCCGATCGTCGATCACCTGACGGGCTACGCGGCGCTGACCGGCATCCTGCTCGCGTTGCACCACCGCGATCGAACGGGCCTTGGCCAACGGGTGGAAGCGACGCTGTTCGACACCGCGTTGAGCTTGCTGGTGCCGCATGGCGCGAACTGGATGCACTCGAACCAGGTTCCCGGCCTGCTCGGCAGCGCGCATCCGAACATCGCGCCTTACGACAAGTTCCAGTGCGAGGACGGGCAGGTCTTTCTCGGGATTCTCAATGACCGCCAGTTCGCCAAATTCTGCGCAGTCGTGGACCTTCAAGGGCTTGTGGGCGATCCGCGTTTCGCGACCAATGCCGCGCGCCTCCAGCATCGTGACGAACTGCAGCGGCAGATCGAAGCTGTGCTTGCTGGATGGAAGCGGGAAGCGGTGTGCGGCGCGCTGATGCGAAGCGGCGTGCCGGTCGGCCCCGTGCACACCGTGCCCGAAGCCTTCTCGCAGGCGCACGCGGTGCATCGCGGCATGAGCCTGAGCATCGATGGCTACAAGGGCATCGGTGTACCGGTTCGACTTTCGCGAACACCGGGCCGGCCCGGTCGAACTCCGCCGCGCTTCGGCCAGCACGTGCAAGAGGTTCTTGAAGAGGCGGGATTCGATCAACGACGGATCAGCCACCTGATGGCCATCAACGTCTGCCCGGAAGCGGCGCCCTGA
- a CDS encoding FAS1-like dehydratase domain-containing protein, producing the protein MSTTTERTFPKITDNGLDELRERIGLKIGATAEPWCYEATRDNIRHYAHGIGDDNPLWCDPDYAAKTKYGGIVALPSFLFSTSRIVSGYVGGLPGVHAMWSGADWEWHKPVHRNDTIRTEAYLKDLIEHETRFAGRAVQQIYHVDFFNQEGDKVAEADSWCFRTERDHAREQGSKYKEVRARAPRRYSTEEIQEAYKLYAKEEVRGSTPRYWEDVKEGEALPVMFKGPMTVTGFIAYAQGWGGLYIRANKLAWKLIDAHPGVGITNRFGISDVPERVHWEEDFALEVGAPGAYDYGPERTSWLTHHLTNWMGDDGFLRKAHCKIRRHNPEGDMLFIKGYVKRKFVENGRHLVEISQEAHNQDDELSAIGSGIVELPARG; encoded by the coding sequence ATGTCCACCACCACCGAAAGAACCTTCCCGAAGATCACCGACAACGGCCTGGACGAGCTGCGTGAGCGCATCGGCCTGAAGATTGGCGCGACGGCCGAGCCATGGTGCTACGAGGCGACGCGCGACAACATCCGCCACTATGCGCACGGTATCGGCGACGACAACCCGCTGTGGTGTGATCCGGACTACGCCGCGAAGACGAAGTACGGCGGCATCGTCGCGCTGCCGAGCTTTCTGTTCTCGACGAGCCGGATCGTCTCGGGCTATGTGGGCGGCCTGCCGGGCGTGCACGCCATGTGGTCGGGCGCCGACTGGGAATGGCACAAACCGGTCCATCGCAACGACACCATCCGGACCGAGGCCTACCTGAAGGACCTGATCGAGCACGAGACCCGCTTTGCCGGCCGCGCGGTGCAGCAGATCTATCACGTCGACTTCTTCAACCAGGAAGGCGACAAGGTGGCCGAGGCGGACAGCTGGTGCTTCCGCACCGAGCGCGATCATGCGCGCGAGCAGGGCAGCAAGTACAAGGAAGTGCGTGCCCGTGCGCCGCGCCGCTACTCGACCGAGGAGATCCAGGAGGCCTACAAGCTCTACGCCAAGGAAGAAGTTCGCGGCAGCACGCCTCGCTACTGGGAAGACGTGAAGGAAGGCGAGGCGCTCCCGGTGATGTTCAAGGGCCCGATGACGGTGACCGGCTTCATCGCCTATGCCCAAGGCTGGGGCGGGCTCTACATCCGGGCCAACAAGCTGGCGTGGAAGCTCATCGACGCGCACCCCGGTGTCGGCATCACGAACCGCTTCGGCATTTCGGACGTGCCGGAACGCGTGCACTGGGAAGAGGACTTCGCGCTCGAAGTCGGCGCTCCCGGCGCGTACGACTATGGGCCGGAGCGCACTTCGTGGCTCACGCATCACCTGACCAACTGGATGGGCGACGACGGCTTCCTGCGCAAGGCGCACTGCAAGATCCGCCGCCACAACCCCGAGGGCGACATGCTGTTCATCAAGGGCTACGTCAAGCGCAAGTTCGTCGAGAACGGCCGCCACCTCGTGGAAATTTCCCAGGAGGCGCACAACCAGGACGACGAACTGTCGGCGATCGGCTCGGGCATCGTGGAGTTGCCCGCGCGCGGTTGA
- a CDS encoding acyl-CoA synthetase: protein MTKLTQFTSYANAQAHCSTAGLWELFDGDAQRMNIAHECIDRHVEGDNEAVVLVRANGGDEALSFRQISEGSSRFAHFLVELGIQPGDRVAVMLEPSLAFYVAIFGAMKMGAIAVPLFTLFGPDGIRLRVQDCKPRLLVTNHEKAEVVPAGDDLKVVVADEAFIASLDRLAPRFEVNTRADDLAIFQYTSGTTRELPDAVKHTHRAIVTLMLAALYGTGVRPGDRFMCPSSPAWGHGLWHGTLAPLAMGVTIGAYAGRFNGERLLQALETHRFNNLSAAATHYRMMRNSGAASKHRYVLDKVSFTGEPIDSETAAFIEATFGHKACSMYGTTEIGVCLVSYPGAPDFPVKSGSLGKPIPGLRVEVHDIDGNPCAPGVTGELKLWRRGEWVPTKDLGRVDEDGYFWHGGRADDVIISAGWTIGAVEVEDAILKHPDVKEAAAIGVPDALRGLIVKAFVVSDRPAGEKFIEEIQDAVRTRLSQHEYPRQVAFVAELPKTPAGKIHRKKLREQEAAVASAHS from the coding sequence ATGACGAAACTGACGCAGTTCACCTCCTACGCGAATGCGCAAGCGCACTGCAGCACCGCGGGCCTGTGGGAGCTGTTCGATGGCGACGCGCAGCGCATGAACATTGCGCACGAGTGCATCGATCGCCATGTGGAGGGAGACAACGAAGCGGTTGTCCTCGTGCGGGCCAACGGCGGGGACGAAGCGCTGAGCTTCCGGCAGATCTCGGAGGGCTCGTCGCGCTTCGCCCACTTCCTCGTGGAGCTGGGCATCCAGCCCGGCGACCGCGTCGCCGTGATGCTCGAGCCGTCGCTGGCGTTCTACGTGGCGATCTTCGGCGCGATGAAGATGGGTGCCATCGCGGTCCCGCTCTTCACGCTCTTCGGTCCGGACGGCATCCGCCTTCGGGTGCAGGACTGCAAGCCCAGGCTGCTCGTGACGAACCACGAGAAGGCAGAGGTCGTACCGGCGGGCGATGACCTCAAGGTGGTCGTCGCGGATGAGGCGTTCATTGCTTCGCTCGATCGCCTTGCGCCGCGGTTCGAGGTCAACACCCGGGCCGACGACCTTGCGATCTTTCAGTACACATCCGGAACCACGAGGGAATTGCCGGACGCGGTCAAACACACGCATCGCGCAATCGTCACGCTGATGCTTGCGGCGTTGTACGGAACGGGCGTGCGGCCGGGCGACCGCTTCATGTGTCCTTCGTCACCGGCCTGGGGGCATGGGCTCTGGCACGGAACGCTGGCGCCGCTCGCGATGGGCGTCACGATCGGCGCCTACGCCGGCAGGTTCAACGGCGAGCGGCTGTTGCAGGCGCTGGAGACGCACCGATTCAACAATCTCTCGGCCGCGGCGACACACTACCGGATGATGCGCAACTCGGGTGCCGCATCGAAGCACCGCTACGTCCTCGACAAGGTGTCGTTCACCGGCGAGCCGATCGACAGCGAGACCGCCGCGTTCATCGAGGCGACCTTCGGTCACAAGGCCTGCAGCATGTACGGCACGACCGAGATCGGCGTGTGCCTGGTGTCCTATCCCGGTGCACCGGACTTCCCGGTCAAGTCGGGATCGCTCGGAAAGCCGATCCCCGGCCTTCGCGTCGAGGTGCACGACATCGACGGCAACCCTTGCGCCCCCGGCGTGACCGGCGAGCTAAAGCTCTGGCGCCGTGGCGAATGGGTCCCGACGAAGGACCTTGGACGCGTCGACGAGGACGGGTATTTCTGGCACGGAGGCCGCGCGGACGACGTGATCATCTCGGCCGGCTGGACGATCGGTGCGGTGGAAGTCGAGGACGCGATCCTCAAGCACCCCGACGTGAAGGAAGCCGCAGCCATCGGCGTGCCGGACGCGCTGCGCGGACTGATCGTCAAGGCCTTCGTGGTCTCGGACCGGCCCGCGGGCGAGAAATTCATCGAGGAGATCCAGGACGCGGTCCGCACGCGCCTGAGCCAGCACGAGTACCCGCGGCAGGTCGCGTTCGTCGCCGAACTGCCGAAGACGCCCGCCGGAAAGATCCACCGGAAGAAGCTGCGCGAGCAAGAAGCCGCCGTCGCTTCCGCCCATTCGTAA
- a CDS encoding IclR family transcriptional regulator, which produces MPVAAPTPPPVKGPRVRPVPAVSRALAILRLLAASSEPMSLKTISEQLDLVTSTCLHILRVLVEEGMVRLEPGTKRYSLDIGVLSLARSVVENNPFSARLQGALDRIAEQWNVTTIGMKVSGLEDLVVLALARSRGPFRLYVEVGSRVPALTSATGRIIAHYSGLTDSELARRFKSLNWENPPSFETWLKEVKSVQRKGFAVDRGNYISGISVLAVPILDAQRRVTHAVAALGMADTLTASTLQALAADMQAESAALAQ; this is translated from the coding sequence ATGCCTGTCGCAGCACCCACGCCTCCGCCCGTCAAGGGTCCCCGCGTTCGCCCCGTACCCGCGGTCTCGCGCGCTCTCGCCATCCTTCGGTTGCTAGCCGCAAGCTCCGAGCCGATGTCGCTCAAGACGATCTCGGAGCAACTCGATCTGGTGACGAGCACATGCCTCCACATCCTTCGTGTCCTGGTCGAAGAAGGAATGGTCAGGCTCGAGCCAGGGACGAAGCGATACAGCCTCGATATCGGCGTGTTGTCCCTGGCGCGCAGCGTGGTCGAGAACAATCCCTTCTCTGCGCGCCTGCAAGGCGCACTCGACCGGATTGCCGAGCAATGGAACGTCACCACGATCGGGATGAAAGTCTCGGGCCTTGAGGACCTCGTGGTGCTCGCCCTGGCCAGGTCAAGAGGACCGTTTCGCCTGTATGTGGAAGTCGGCAGCAGGGTGCCCGCTCTTACCAGCGCAACAGGGCGAATCATCGCGCACTATTCCGGCCTGACCGACAGCGAACTCGCACGCCGCTTCAAGTCATTGAACTGGGAGAATCCACCTTCGTTCGAGACGTGGCTGAAGGAAGTGAAGTCGGTCCAGCGAAAGGGGTTCGCAGTCGATCGAGGCAACTACATCAGCGGCATCTCAGTGCTGGCCGTTCCCATCCTTGATGCGCAGCGTCGCGTTACTCACGCTGTAGCCGCGCTGGGCATGGCCGACACGTTGACCGCGTCGACCTTGCAAGCGCTCGCGGCAGACATGCAGGCCGAGTCCGCCGCTTTGGCACAGTGA